A single Sphingomonas kaistensis DNA region contains:
- the lnt gene encoding apolipoprotein N-acyltransferase produces the protein MTLRPSHSLLAFPLGLLSALAFAPVGLWPLMPLAFAVLALLVARSGSLPRALWTGWLFAVGQFVLGLNWIATAFTYQAAMPAWLGWLAVVLLSLYLAVYPALATGLAWRFGQCSPTGLVLALAGGWAVSEWLRATMFTGFAWNPVGVTLLETFWRLSAAGIGTYGLSVLVVLLGGALFLLFSAARRNALVLATLVLAVGASGWLRAPLPQVAAAKKLRIVQPNIGQEDKWREGLEEEAFQRLSKLSALPAGAPPTLILWPEVAVPVAFQLEGPPPARLTTPLPPARRAGALLRPGGDLLVTGAFALVVDRNAKLVGSTNSVMPIAGDGSILGRYDKAHLVPYGEYLPMRPLLSAIGLSQLAPGEGDTLEGPGPRNLSIPGWGIMGVQVCYEIIFSGQVIDPAHRPNFLFNPSNDAWFGAWGPPQHLAQARLRAAEEGLPVIRSTPTGISAVIDAKGNLLASLPWRTAGAIDADLPPSAASTLFSRHGNVIPLSLAFLLVVLAVGMDARARYRQHI, from the coding sequence GTGACGTTACGGCCCTCGCACTCGCTGCTCGCTTTTCCCCTCGGCCTCCTGTCCGCGCTTGCCTTTGCGCCGGTCGGACTGTGGCCGCTGATGCCGCTCGCCTTTGCGGTGCTGGCGCTGCTGGTCGCGCGAAGCGGGAGCTTGCCGCGTGCCCTGTGGACCGGCTGGCTGTTCGCGGTCGGGCAATTCGTGCTCGGTCTCAACTGGATCGCTACCGCCTTTACCTACCAGGCGGCGATGCCGGCGTGGCTCGGCTGGCTGGCGGTGGTGCTGCTCAGCCTGTATCTGGCGGTCTATCCGGCGCTGGCGACCGGCCTTGCCTGGCGCTTCGGACAGTGCTCGCCGACCGGATTGGTGCTGGCGCTGGCCGGCGGCTGGGCGGTGAGCGAGTGGCTGCGGGCGACCATGTTCACGGGCTTCGCGTGGAATCCGGTTGGCGTAACCCTGCTCGAGACCTTCTGGCGCTTGAGTGCGGCGGGTATCGGAACGTATGGACTGTCGGTGCTGGTGGTGCTGCTGGGCGGCGCGCTGTTCCTTTTGTTCTCCGCCGCCCGGCGAAACGCGCTCGTCCTCGCAACCCTTGTTCTCGCTGTCGGTGCGTCGGGCTGGCTTCGCGCACCGCTACCCCAGGTTGCGGCGGCAAAGAAACTCCGCATCGTTCAGCCCAACATCGGCCAGGAAGACAAATGGCGCGAAGGGCTGGAAGAAGAAGCCTTCCAACGCCTCTCCAAGCTGTCGGCCCTTCCGGCCGGTGCACCACCGACCTTGATCCTGTGGCCCGAGGTTGCGGTGCCGGTCGCCTTTCAGCTCGAAGGTCCGCCGCCCGCGCGCCTGACCACGCCGCTGCCGCCGGCCCGCCGGGCGGGTGCCTTGCTGCGGCCGGGCGGCGATCTGCTCGTCACCGGCGCCTTTGCGCTGGTAGTCGATCGCAATGCGAAGCTGGTCGGAAGCACCAACAGCGTGATGCCGATCGCGGGCGACGGAAGCATTCTCGGCCGCTACGACAAGGCGCATCTGGTGCCCTACGGCGAATATCTGCCCATGCGGCCCTTGCTGTCGGCGATCGGTCTCAGCCAACTGGCGCCGGGCGAAGGCGACACGCTGGAAGGCCCGGGACCACGCAACTTGTCGATCCCCGGCTGGGGCATCATGGGGGTGCAGGTCTGCTACGAGATCATCTTCTCGGGACAGGTGATCGATCCCGCGCACCGCCCGAACTTCCTGTTCAACCCGTCCAACGACGCCTGGTTCGGCGCGTGGGGCCCGCCCCAGCACCTCGCCCAGGCCCGCCTGCGCGCGGCGGAGGAGGGATTGCCCGTGATCCGCTCGACCCCGACCGGGATCAGCGCCGTGATCGATGCGAAGGGCAATCTCCTGGCCAGCCTGCCGTGGCGGACCGCCGGCGCAATCGATGCCGACCTCCCACCCTCCGCAGCGTCAACGCTTTTCAGTCGCCATGGCAATGTGATCCCCCTGAGCCTGGCGTTCCTGCTCGTCGTGTTGGCGGTTGGCATGGACGCGCGGGCTCGCTACAGACAGCACATATAA
- the metK gene encoding methionine adenosyltransferase encodes MRQSYLFTSESVSEGHPDKVADQISDAIVDLFLSKDPEARVACETLTTTNLVVLAGEIRGKGIMDEAGNWAPGIEDEIEEVVRETVRKIGYEQDGFHWESLRFENNLHPQSAHIAQGVDASGNKDEGAGDQGIMFGFACDETPDLMPATLDYSHKILEKLAADRHSGAAPFLEPDAKSQVTLRFENGKPVAATAIVVSTQHKKGYDEGDKEAELKAYVRDAIASVIPANLLSDETVYHINPTGSFEIGGPDGDSGLTGRKIIVDTYGGAAPHGGGAFSGKDPTKVDRSAAYVSRYLAKNIVAAGLATRCTIQLSYAIGVSEPLSLYVDTHGTGSVGDDKLEQAIGKIERLGRLTPRGIRTALGLNKPIYSKTAAYGHFGRKAEGELFPWEKTDLGDELKSLVA; translated from the coding sequence ATGCGCCAGTCCTATCTTTTCACCTCCGAATCCGTGTCCGAAGGCCATCCCGACAAGGTCGCCGACCAGATCAGTGACGCCATCGTCGATCTGTTTCTTAGCAAGGACCCTGAAGCGCGCGTCGCCTGCGAAACGCTAACCACCACCAATCTCGTGGTCCTCGCCGGCGAAATCCGCGGCAAAGGCATCATGGACGAGGCCGGGAACTGGGCGCCCGGCATCGAAGATGAGATCGAAGAGGTCGTCCGTGAGACGGTGAGGAAGATCGGCTACGAGCAGGACGGCTTCCACTGGGAAAGCCTGCGCTTCGAGAACAACCTCCACCCGCAATCGGCGCACATCGCGCAGGGCGTGGACGCCAGCGGCAACAAAGACGAGGGCGCGGGCGACCAGGGCATCATGTTCGGTTTCGCCTGCGATGAGACGCCCGACCTGATGCCGGCGACGCTCGACTACAGCCACAAGATCCTCGAAAAGCTGGCCGCCGACCGCCATTCGGGCGCCGCGCCGTTTCTCGAGCCTGATGCCAAGAGCCAGGTCACCCTGCGCTTCGAAAACGGCAAGCCGGTTGCCGCGACCGCCATCGTCGTCTCGACCCAGCACAAGAAGGGCTATGACGAGGGCGACAAGGAAGCCGAACTCAAGGCCTATGTCCGCGACGCGATCGCCAGCGTGATTCCGGCCAATCTGCTGAGCGACGAGACCGTTTATCACATCAACCCGACCGGCAGCTTCGAGATCGGCGGCCCTGACGGCGATTCGGGTCTGACCGGGCGCAAGATCATCGTCGACACCTACGGCGGGGCGGCCCCGCATGGCGGCGGCGCGTTCTCGGGCAAGGACCCGACAAAGGTCGATCGTTCGGCGGCTTACGTCTCGCGCTATCTGGCCAAGAACATCGTCGCGGCTGGCTTGGCGACTCGCTGCACCATTCAGCTGAGCTATGCTATCGGCGTGTCGGAGCCGCTGTCGCTGTATGTCGATACGCACGGTACCGGCAGCGTCGGCGACGACAAGCTCGAGCAGGCGATCGGCAAGATTGAACGGCTCGGCCGGCTGACCCCGCGCGGCATCCGCACCGCGCTCGGCCTCAACAAGCCGATCTATTCCAAGACCGCTGCCTACGGCCACTTCGGTCGCAAGGCCGAGGGCGAGCTATTCCCTTGGGAAAAGACCGACCTTGGCGACGAACTGAAGTCGCTGGTCGCCTAA
- a CDS encoding DUF2231 domain-containing protein has translation MTGDNPRSTAQIGGHPIHPLLIPFPIVSFIGALVTDVMLLTTLERGWATASSWLLGIGLVTALAAAAAGMTDYLGDDRIKTIGAATRHMIANIVVVTLEAVNLAIRLASGADQVAGFGVWLSLASVALLAYSGWLGGELVYKHRVGVQQSPDTPTPDRDFSRDRR, from the coding sequence ATGACTGGCGACAATCCCCGCAGCACGGCGCAGATCGGTGGGCATCCGATCCACCCTTTGCTGATTCCTTTCCCCATCGTCAGCTTCATCGGCGCGCTGGTGACCGACGTCATGTTGCTGACGACGCTGGAGCGCGGCTGGGCGACGGCAAGCAGTTGGCTGCTCGGGATCGGCCTCGTTACCGCGCTGGCCGCGGCGGCGGCGGGAATGACCGATTATCTCGGCGACGATCGGATCAAGACGATCGGTGCCGCGACCCGGCACATGATCGCCAACATCGTGGTGGTGACGCTCGAGGCTGTGAACCTTGCCATTCGCCTTGCCAGCGGCGCCGATCAGGTCGCAGGCTTCGGCGTGTGGCTGAGCCTCGCGAGCGTAGCACTCCTGGCTTACTCGGGCTGGCTTGGCGGCGAACTGGTCTACAAGCACCGCGTGGGCGTCCAGCAATCGCCCGACACGCCCACGCCGGACCGCGACTTCAGCCGCGACCGGCGGTAG
- the trmB gene encoding tRNA (guanine(46)-N(7))-methyltransferase TrmB: MTAFKSGDPTTLNRLYGRSSGHKLRQGQQELIDRLLPEIGVPAEGEISSRILFGDDRPLHFEIGFGSGEHLAYRADLLPDHGFIGCEPFLNGVATALGHVRDGPLRNVRLHMNDALEVLRRVPDGSLLMLYLLHPDPWPKARHAKRRMVNDGPVGLFADKIKPGGELRIATDHPIYLEWTLSVMARHTDTFEWLAEKPSDFLDPPSGWIETRYGAKSRREGRRPYYLKYRRR; encoded by the coding sequence ATGACCGCCTTCAAGTCCGGTGATCCCACCACGCTCAATCGTCTGTATGGCCGCTCGAGTGGCCACAAGCTGCGGCAAGGCCAGCAGGAGCTGATCGACCGCCTCCTGCCCGAGATCGGCGTGCCCGCCGAGGGCGAGATCAGTTCGCGGATCCTGTTCGGCGACGACCGGCCGCTGCATTTCGAGATCGGGTTCGGTTCGGGCGAGCATCTCGCCTATCGCGCCGACCTGCTGCCCGATCACGGCTTCATCGGGTGCGAGCCGTTCTTGAACGGCGTTGCAACCGCGCTCGGCCATGTCCGCGACGGGCCGCTGCGCAACGTGCGGCTGCACATGAACGACGCGCTCGAGGTGCTGCGCCGGGTGCCCGACGGCAGCCTCTTGATGCTCTATCTGTTGCATCCGGACCCTTGGCCCAAGGCGCGCCATGCCAAGCGGCGGATGGTGAACGACGGCCCGGTCGGCCTGTTTGCCGACAAGATCAAGCCGGGCGGCGAACTGCGGATCGCGACCGATCATCCGATCTACCTCGAATGGACGCTGAGCGTCATGGCCCGCCACACCGACACGTTCGAATGGCTGGCCGAAAAGCCGTCGGACTTTCTCGATCCCCCGTCCGGCTGGATCGAGACCCGCTACGGCGCCAAGAGCCGGCGCGAGGGGCGGCGGCCTTATTATCTTAAATATCGTCGCCGCTAG
- a CDS encoding hemolysin family protein, whose product MATEPDTGSRLWRGLRSLMFGDDGETTLRDQIEEAIDDAEDDSPKQGDLSPLERQMLKNLLHFGDRTAGDICVTRGEIISAKHGSSMEELAKIFAEAGHSRLPITGESLDEIVGMVHIKDVFNAYFDATERKSVDEILRVPLYVPESMGVLDLLARMRAERTHLAVVIDEFGGTEGLVTIEDVVEEIVGDIADEHDEEEQPLLARLDDGLWEADARLELDELAEAVDARLIAEDDEVDTLGGLAFLLAGRILEPGESIAHPSGWRLESVEADERRLIRLRLHAPEGTELPDA is encoded by the coding sequence ATGGCGACCGAGCCCGACACCGGATCGCGCTTGTGGCGCGGCCTGCGCAGCCTGATGTTCGGCGACGACGGCGAGACGACGCTGCGCGATCAGATCGAGGAAGCGATCGACGACGCTGAAGACGACAGTCCCAAGCAGGGCGACCTCAGCCCGCTCGAACGGCAGATGCTGAAGAATCTGCTGCATTTCGGCGACCGCACCGCCGGCGACATCTGCGTCACCCGCGGCGAGATCATCTCGGCCAAGCATGGCAGCAGCATGGAAGAACTCGCCAAGATCTTCGCCGAGGCCGGGCACAGCCGCCTTCCGATCACCGGCGAGAGCCTCGACGAGATCGTCGGCATGGTTCACATCAAGGACGTCTTCAACGCCTATTTCGACGCCACCGAGCGCAAGAGCGTCGACGAGATCCTGCGCGTGCCGTTGTATGTGCCCGAAAGTATGGGTGTCCTCGATCTCCTCGCGCGGATGCGGGCCGAGCGGACGCATCTTGCGGTGGTGATCGACGAATTCGGCGGGACCGAGGGCCTCGTCACCATCGAGGATGTGGTCGAGGAAATCGTTGGGGACATCGCCGACGAACATGACGAGGAAGAGCAGCCCCTGCTCGCCCGGCTCGACGACGGCCTGTGGGAAGCCGATGCGCGTCTCGAGCTCGACGAGCTTGCCGAAGCGGTCGATGCCCGCCTGATCGCCGAGGACGACGAAGTCGACACGCTGGGCGGGCTCGCCTTCCTGCTTGCCGGCCGGATCCTAGAGCCGGGCGAAAGCATCGCTCACCCAAGCGGCTGGCGTTTGGAATCGGTCGAAGCGGATGAGCGCAGGCTAATCCGGCTTCGCCTCCACGCCCCCGAAGGCACCGAGCTGCCCGACGCCTAG
- the ybeY gene encoding rRNA maturation RNase YbeY, with amino-acid sequence MSLDITIDADEEWDSSTDWARLAEAAAQAAIAESAFPGLVQAARPVELSVVLTNDEEVRGLNAEWRGKDKPTNVLSFPQAEADELDDADTPGPELLLGDIVLARETCAREAEEKALPLTSHATHLLVHGTLHLLGYDHLDDETAEDMEAREIRALARLGLANPYEVAA; translated from the coding sequence GTGAGCCTCGACATTACTATCGACGCCGACGAGGAATGGGACAGTAGCACCGACTGGGCGCGGCTTGCCGAAGCCGCGGCCCAGGCCGCCATCGCCGAAAGCGCCTTTCCTGGGCTCGTGCAGGCCGCGCGGCCTGTCGAACTGTCGGTCGTGCTCACCAATGATGAGGAAGTGCGCGGCCTCAACGCCGAATGGCGCGGCAAGGACAAGCCGACCAACGTCCTGTCCTTCCCGCAGGCCGAAGCCGACGAACTCGACGACGCCGATACCCCCGGCCCCGAACTGTTGCTCGGCGACATCGTGCTGGCGCGCGAAACCTGCGCCCGCGAGGCCGAGGAAAAAGCCCTGCCTTTAACGTCCCATGCCACGCACCTGCTGGTGCATGGCACCCTTCACCTGCTTGGTTACGACCACTTAGACGACGAGACCGCCGAAGACATGGAAGCCCGCGAAATCCGCGCCCTCGCTCGGCTTGGCCTTGCCAATCCCTATGAGGTGGCCGCCTGA
- a CDS encoding PhoH family protein, translating to MPKRPDLRAVDDPTRARLEIEFEQPYLLGPLFGEYDRHLVAIEDRLGVNIAARGTRVQIEGEPDSAAKAREVLVDLYSRLDAGQDVDLAVVESVIGMGAQRQLDGIVPDADAPAANPNRVMIRTRKKTIVPRSTIQTSYMEALARDDMIFALGPAGTGKTYLAVAQAVSMLIGGQVDRLILSRPAVEAGERLGFLPGDMKEKVDPYLRPLYDALYDMLPTEQVERRIASGEIEIAPIAFMRGRTLSDAFIILDEAQNTTPQQMKMFLTRFGMRSRMVICGDPNQTDLPRGVESGLADAVDKLEGIPRLATVRFSAADVVRHPLVGRIVEAYEGPGR from the coding sequence ATGCCCAAGCGCCCCGACCTTCGCGCCGTGGACGACCCCACCCGCGCCCGCCTCGAAATCGAGTTCGAGCAGCCTTATCTGCTTGGGCCGCTATTCGGCGAATATGACCGCCACCTGGTGGCGATCGAAGACCGGCTCGGCGTCAACATCGCCGCGCGGGGCACCCGTGTGCAGATCGAAGGCGAGCCCGACAGCGCGGCCAAGGCCCGCGAAGTGCTGGTCGATCTCTACAGCCGCCTCGATGCCGGTCAGGACGTCGATCTGGCGGTGGTCGAAAGCGTAATCGGCATGGGCGCGCAGCGCCAGCTCGACGGGATCGTGCCCGACGCCGATGCGCCGGCCGCCAACCCCAACCGGGTGATGATCCGCACCCGCAAGAAGACCATCGTTCCGCGCTCGACCATCCAGACCAGCTACATGGAAGCGCTGGCCCGCGACGACATGATCTTCGCGCTGGGACCGGCGGGTACCGGCAAGACCTATCTCGCGGTAGCGCAGGCGGTGTCGATGCTGATCGGCGGGCAGGTCGATCGGCTGATCCTGTCGCGTCCGGCGGTCGAGGCTGGCGAGCGCCTGGGCTTTCTGCCGGGCGACATGAAGGAGAAGGTCGATCCCTATCTCCGCCCGCTGTACGACGCGCTGTACGATATGCTTCCGACCGAGCAGGTAGAGCGGCGGATCGCGAGTGGTGAGATCGAGATCGCGCCGATCGCCTTCATGCGCGGGCGCACGCTCAGCGACGCCTTCATCATTCTTGACGAAGCGCAGAACACCACGCCGCAGCAGATGAAGATGTTTCTCACCCGCTTCGGCATGCGGTCGCGCATGGTGATCTGCGGGGATCCCAATCAGACCGACCTCCCGCGCGGGGTCGAAAGCGGGCTCGCCGATGCGGTGGACAAGCTCGAAGGCATTCCGCGGCTGGCGACGGTGCGGTTCAGCGCCGCCGACGTGGTGCGCCATCCGCTCGTCGGGCGCATCGTCGAAGCCTATGAGGGTCCCGGCCGGTGA
- the miaB gene encoding tRNA (N6-isopentenyl adenosine(37)-C2)-methylthiotransferase MiaB translates to MTAPRTFAIKSFGCQMNVYDGERMAELLGAEGMTPVAAGADADVVVLNTCHIREKAAEKAYSEVGRLRREDGTRPVIALAGCVAQAEGAEAKRRSKAIDVVVGPQAYHRLPQLLREVEAGARPVDTDLPTLDKFAALPRRRRVGVSAFLSVQEGCDKFCTYCVVPYTRGAEVSRPIGDLLDEAAQLVEGGTRELTLLGQNVNAWEDGSETLATLICRLAPLPGLERIRYTTSHPINMGDDLIAAHAEVPELMPYLHLPVQAGSDRILKAMNRHHTAADYLAVLAKVRAANPAIALSGDFIVGFPGETEEDFAATLRLVEQVGYASAFTFKYSPRPGTPAATMDDQVPEAVKDERLQRLQALVMEQSRAFNASKVGTQTRILIDRVGRKPGQMIGKSPWLQSVFVDTDAKIGDMIDVRLTAALPNSLAGELIAPGSKQAA, encoded by the coding sequence ATGACCGCCCCCCGCACCTTCGCCATCAAGTCCTTCGGTTGCCAGATGAACGTCTATGACGGCGAGCGGATGGCCGAGCTCCTCGGCGCCGAGGGCATGACCCCGGTCGCTGCCGGTGCAGACGCGGATGTCGTTGTCCTCAACACCTGCCACATTCGCGAGAAAGCGGCGGAAAAGGCCTACAGCGAAGTGGGCCGCCTGCGCCGTGAGGACGGCACGCGCCCCGTAATCGCGCTCGCCGGTTGCGTCGCACAGGCCGAGGGCGCCGAGGCCAAGCGCCGGTCCAAGGCCATCGATGTCGTGGTCGGCCCGCAGGCCTATCACCGGCTGCCGCAACTGCTGCGCGAAGTGGAGGCGGGCGCCCGCCCGGTCGATACCGATCTGCCGACGCTTGACAAGTTCGCCGCCCTTCCCCGCCGCCGCCGCGTGGGCGTGTCGGCGTTCCTGTCAGTGCAGGAAGGCTGCGACAAATTCTGCACCTATTGCGTGGTGCCCTACACCCGCGGGGCCGAGGTCAGCCGGCCGATCGGCGATCTCCTTGACGAAGCAGCCCAGCTGGTCGAGGGCGGCACGCGCGAGCTCACCCTGCTCGGGCAGAACGTCAATGCGTGGGAGGATGGGAGCGAAACGCTGGCGACCCTGATCTGCCGCCTGGCGCCGCTGCCGGGGCTGGAGCGGATCCGCTATACCACCTCGCATCCGATCAACATGGGCGACGACCTGATCGCCGCCCACGCCGAGGTGCCCGAGCTGATGCCTTATCTGCACCTTCCCGTGCAGGCGGGCAGCGACCGCATCCTCAAGGCGATGAACCGCCATCACACGGCGGCAGACTATCTCGCCGTTCTCGCCAAGGTCCGCGCCGCCAACCCGGCCATCGCGCTGTCGGGCGATTTCATCGTTGGCTTCCCCGGCGAAACCGAAGAGGATTTCGCCGCGACGCTCCGCCTTGTCGAGCAAGTCGGCTACGCCTCGGCCTTCACCTTCAAGTACAGCCCCCGCCCCGGCACCCCGGCGGCGACAATGGACGACCAGGTCCCCGAGGCGGTCAAGGACGAAAGGCTGCAGCGGCTCCAGGCGCTGGTGATGGAGCAAAGCCGCGCCTTCAATGCGTCCAAGGTCGGCACGCAAACCCGCATCCTGATCGACCGCGTCGGCCGCAAGCCGGGACAGATGATCGGCAAGTCGCCGTGGCTCCAGTCGGTCTTCGTCGATACCGACGCCAAGATCGGCGACATGATCGACGTGCGCCTGACCGCTGCGCTGCCCAACAGTCTGGCTGGTGAATTGATCGCACCCGGCAGCAAACAGGCCGCGTGA
- a CDS encoding lysophospholipid acyltransferase family protein has translation MRGIAWIAGARVRTVGPQPTERTLIVANHVSWLDIPMLSGATGCAFVAKDNLGDHPFMRWLCEENGTVFVERDRRGSVGEQLAAMKAAIRSHRPLCLFPEGTVSDGTKLLPFRSSLLKLAEDPPLPLTVQPVAIDYGGDAPEFGWPAGETGQANFIRLLGRRGTVDVTLRCLEPLAPGQDRKALTRQSEAAIAAALRLA, from the coding sequence TTGCGCGGGATCGCGTGGATCGCCGGCGCGCGGGTCCGCACGGTGGGACCGCAGCCGACCGAGCGCACTTTGATCGTGGCCAATCATGTCAGCTGGCTTGACATCCCGATGCTGTCGGGCGCGACCGGTTGCGCCTTCGTGGCCAAGGACAATCTTGGCGATCACCCTTTCATGCGCTGGCTGTGCGAGGAAAATGGCACCGTCTTCGTCGAGCGTGACCGGCGCGGGTCGGTCGGCGAGCAATTGGCCGCGATGAAGGCGGCGATCCGCAGCCATCGGCCGCTCTGCCTGTTCCCCGAAGGCACCGTCAGCGATGGCACCAAGTTGCTTCCCTTCCGCTCCAGCCTGCTCAAACTCGCCGAAGACCCGCCGCTGCCGCTGACGGTCCAGCCGGTGGCGATCGATTATGGCGGCGACGCGCCCGAGTTCGGGTGGCCGGCCGGCGAGACGGGACAAGCCAATTTCATCCGCCTGCTCGGTCGCCGTGGCACGGTGGATGTCACGCTCCGTTGTTTGGAGCCGCTCGCGCCCGGGCAGGATCGCAAGGCGCTGACCCGCCAGTCTGAGGCCGCCATCGCCGCTGCGCTGCGGCTGGCCTAG